A segment of the Amycolatopsis thermophila genome:
TCCAATTCGCACCGCATCACCACGACGGCCAAACGCGACGGTGGCGACTGGATCCTCAACGGGCGCAAGGTGTTCATCTCCGGTGTGGACGAAGCCGACGCGGTACTGGTCGTCGGCCGCACCGAGGACGCGAAGACCGGCAAGCTCAAGCCGGCGCTGTTCATCGTGCCCACGAACACGCCCGGGTTCGAGTACCAGCAGATCGAGATGGACCTCGTCTCGGCCGACAAGCAGTTCGGCCTGTTCCTCGACGACGTCCGGCTGCCGGCCGAGGCGCTCGTCGGGTCCGAGGACGCGGCACTGGCGCAGCTGTTCGCGGGCCTGAACCCGGAGCGGATCATGGGCGCGTCGTTCTCCATCGGCATCGCCCGGTACGCGCTGGAGAAGGGCGTGGCCTACGCGAAACAGCGCAGTGTGTGGGGCGCGCCGATCGGCAGCCACCAGGGCATCGCGCACCCGCTGGCGCAGGTCAAGATCGAGCTCGAGCTGGCCAAGCTGATGACGCAGAAGGCCGCGGCGCTGTACGACTCGGGCGACGACTTCGGTGCCGGCGAGGCCGCCAACATGGCCAAGTACGCCGGCGCGGAGGTCGCGATCAAGGCGGTCGACCAGGCGATCCAGACCCACGGCGGCAACGGCATGGCCTCGGAGTACGGGCTCGGTACCCTGCTCGGGGCCGTCCGCGTCGGCCGGATCGCTCCCGTGAGCCGGGAAATGGTGCTCAACTTCGTCGCCCAGCACTCCCTGGGCC
Coding sequences within it:
- a CDS encoding acyl-CoA dehydrogenase family protein; translation: MNFVESDERIALRKAVGDLARGYGHEYYTKVARSGGHTSDLWNEAGRLGYLGVAVPEEYGGGGAGIGDLAAVCEEFCAAGTPMLLMVVSPAICATVLARYGTDEQKNSWLPRFATGEVRMSFAITEPDAGSNSHRITTTAKRDGGDWILNGRKVFISGVDEADAVLVVGRTEDAKTGKLKPALFIVPTNTPGFEYQQIEMDLVSADKQFGLFLDDVRLPAEALVGSEDAALAQLFAGLNPERIMGASFSIGIARYALEKGVAYAKQRSVWGAPIGSHQGIAHPLAQVKIELELAKLMTQKAAALYDSGDDFGAGEAANMAKYAGAEVAIKAVDQAIQTHGGNGMASEYGLGTLLGAVRVGRIAPVSREMVLNFVAQHSLGLPKSY